ggttttctgtaaacacccAAGCAGACTGAGAAGcgtgttcattttcatttatatttgtgtctatacattcataatatgaaGAATGCTCACTTTGAAACTTAGGATGCTGTGAGCAGACATCTGATGGCTGTTGACTTACTGTACGCGTCAGAGTAAAATTCAATGGTTCTGGGGCTTCATTCTCAGAAGGAATTTCTACCTCTTTTTCTGGTACATCTGAACTTTTCACTTTCTTACCCTTTTCAGTAAACTGTCTCAGTGTAGATTCAAACTCTCTCATgcgttttttcctttcttcaaagTGCTTTTCCTTGGGGTAAGATAATGACTCCCTTCTTTTTAACTGTTCAATCTTCTCTGAAATTCTGTTCATCAGTTCTCCCAGTGACAAACTCGGAATAGTCACAGGTGGGGTTGTTCCagattttctttgaaaatttgtcattatCTTCAAGTTCCTTGAGTCTTGTTCAATTACTTCTGTTTCCTTATTTGGTGGTATTTCTCTGCTGTCTTCTGTTTTACTTTCTTTACTATCATCTtccactctctcctctctatcattATTTTCAACTCCTTTCCTTACTTCCAAAGGAGCATCTTCATGGTCGACATCATGGTTCGTTGTCCTCAAGCTCTTCTGCAGGTCATCCATACCTTTTCCCTCTATTTCATCCGAAACTTTATGATTAACAGTATTTTCTGAACTACATTCGAGGTTGTGAATCTCAAGTTCCCCAACAATGTGAGACTTTTCCATTACATTCACCAATCTTGAGTAGCAGACAGGTTTTGCAAAAGTATCTGTGGCTGGATACCCTTCTATCTGATGTTTGCTATCAGGAACAGAAAAAGTACTCATCTCCTTAGTGATTTTGGAGTCTTCCCCTTTATATTCCGAGTCTGATTCTACCATCTCATTTAGCTTAGACCTTGCTTCAGTCATAGTTACTAATTTGGAGTCTAATTTTGTCGTTTCATTTAGCTCACATTCTAGTTTGTTAACGCTATTTATTCTAAAAACTGAGTCAGTAACAACACTAGATTTATCTGTATTCATCATGTTATCAAGTTCAGAATGTTCCTTATTCACCTGTTTGAAGCTGGAATTTATCCTTGCAGCTTCGTTAGGCACTGAAATTGATCCTGTCATTTCACAAGGATCAAAAGCTGAACCTGTCGATCTATTTCCTTTAATAACTGCTGTGTTCACATCATTTCGGTCAGAGGCTGCTTTTGCCATATCAGAGGGCTCAGATTCTAGTTTGGTAACATCGTTTATTCTAGAATTTATGTCAGCGCCTTCACTAGACTCATCTTCAAGTCCAGATTGGTTTCTTATCACCTCTTTAAGGTCCGAGTTTATCCCTACCACTTCATTAGGTACTGAAACTGACCCTGTCATTTCATTATGATCAAAGTATGAACCTGCCAATTCATTTTGGTTAAAAGCTGTTGCGTTCACTTCATTTTCGTCAGAGTCTGCTGTCCTCACTGTATTTTGTTTAGAAGCTGCTGTTGTCATTTCACTGGGTTCGGATTCTAGTGTGGTAACTCCATTTACTTTAGAATATGTATCATTAACGTCacaatttttctctgtttcaatCATGTCTTTTACCTTAGAATATACTTCTCCAAAGCTGGAATCTGACCCTACCACTTTATTAGGGTCTGTACCTGACCCTGATTTATTCTGGTTAGAAGTTGATGTGTTCACTTCATTTTGGAACTCTTTGTTAGGATCATAACGTTCTTCTGCTACATCTTTACTGATTGATTTCTCTGATACTTCATCACAGCAAGAGGAATTTCTTCCTGAACAGGTACCTTGGCTGGCTTCTTTAAACACATCTGGGAGAGATGAATCTTTGTTTTCTAATAACATATTGGTTTCATGCTTCTGGGCATCATGGGTAGGAATACCAGTCTGTACCTCAGCTCTCTTGATATAACAAGTTTTTGCTTCTCCCAAATACTTGTGCACAGACCgtattttttctcctctttctcccATTAAAATAAATTCCCTCACAAGTTCACTAATAACAAATGACTGCCTTTCTCTCGCCAACATTTCTTCTAGACTTTCCTCCATTTTCGGATCAACCATGTCTGGAGATTTTCTATTTGGAATTGCAATATCTACTTTCTCATTATCAGAAGAGCATGTTTGTCCAACATCAAGGTTATATATAGCTTTCCCAATGATTTCCTTGTCCACTGGAAGGAGCTTATTTTCTTCATCTCCCCTAAGTTGATCATGGGAccctttatttaaaatttcttcaGACCATTCTTCTACACCGACTGCAGAGCCTTCCAGTGTAGCTCGCGTGGATTTTTTCAGATAAGTTTCAGCTTTGTTTTCTCTACATTCACTATCATCACTACACTTTAAATCATTGTGCAGAAATATATCTGAAGCCTCATTTACAGATGAATCTACTCCACTATTATTTGTTGACACTTGAGACTCATAACTACTTATTTCATCCACAACTGCACTTAAATTGAGAGACGGCAATCTTTTTGAGGGACCACATTCAAACTCTTCAGTTGTAACAActtttttctgtaaacgaaaCACTGTTTTTCCATCGCTCACAAAAATAAACGAAGACAGGTCAATAAATACACAGTAATCTTTGTCTTTGTTTTCCAGTGAAAATTCAAGGCGTTTATCAATATCAGGTGAATCCTGGGTTACAGTGTCTGTTCCTCTTCCAAGGTTTGTTTTACTCACATCAATGGAACCACTCTCAATTTTACCACTCTTCCTGAAAGATGTAGAATAAACTTCTTGACAATTACTTGCTTCTGAATGTTTGATACTATCATTCATCATGGTACTCTTGATGGCAAAGCTTTGTTCCATATCTGGAAcgggaaataaataaatcaattctgAACGATGAAGCCtatgtttatctacaggatctaGAGCAGAGAAAATGCTAATCAATTCAGAATGAACAAGCTTACATTTATCTACAGGATTAGCATGTTGCCTATTAAGGATAGAATgcacattcatattttctttcacaaAATTTATCCGCCTATTGCTATCCCTCAATAATTCATTAGACAGAGGACACACGCCTGACATTCTGAGCAGCTCGGTCTCTTGAGATTCATTATCAGTTGTGCTGTTATTCTGTTCATCTGATGATAAACTTAGCAAGTGAAAAGTAACTTGACTGTTGGTGTCATCCTTTAGACTCTTACTGTCACAGTTATGCGAAATTTCACCAAAGTCTTTTTTGCCATGTGTGTTTTTCTCTGCAGTTGCCTGAATATCATCTGGAAGCAAGTTACCAGCTCCTGATTCATCTTGGATGAAAATAATTGTATCTGGCAAGCTCTCTTCATCTGCATGTGATTCCTTTACCTGCTGAATGTCTTCCAATGTCACTTCATTCATGTTTCTAGTAAATGGTTGGTCTTTAAGAGTCTCATCTACGTTATGCTGACAGTAACTAGGTTCAGCACTGTTACGCTTACTGAGATCGGGCAACTCTTCGTCATCCAAAGGTCTGGATAAATTTTCACCAAGATTCTCCGACACCACAGCCAGTGGGTTTGTAGCTTGTTTGTGGCTTGCTACTGAATTAGTTTTGGGGTCTCCCTAGCACTAGCTACTGATTCAGGAGATGAGTCACTCGAAAGCAAAATGAAATTTGCTACAGACGTATCACTTTTATCACATATTTTAATTatctcaacatcatcatcatcatcattatcattacagtGAGTTTTACTCACATGAGATATAGCAGGTTTCTCGTTCTTGCTTCCATTCTCATTCACAAACAGCAAACTTTCTCTCTGTGCTCctttagtctttttatttttgttagcttTAGCAGATGCAAAATTTATCTCAGTCCTGTTTTTGAGAGTGTTCTCTGTCAGATTGTTTCCTCTGAGTAATCGCCTATCCTTGGATTGCCAGGCCTGTCCTCCAGGTCCATCACCGGAAGTACCTTGCCAAACAGAAGGTTGAACTTGGGGCGCTGGAGTACTCTTACGTGAAATGAAGGCTGAAGTTGATTCCTGGTCTCTTTTCTTTTCCAGGGGCATCACTGTCACTGGCAAAGGGTAAGTGGTGCCATCTACATTCACACGGTAGATATGATAGGAGGGTCTGGGTGGAGAATTCTCTTCCACCAACATTTCGTCCGGTGCAAAATCCTTTTCAGACCATTGTTCGACTTCTTTCAGATCAATAAAAGGATTCTTCCTGTAGAGGGGACGAACATGGCGAACCTGGTGAATTTACAAGTTCAAGTCTTAAATTCATGGCAAAATATATGATACAGTACTTTAAGATAAGAAATTATTGTATGGAGAGCAAAAGTAACTGTAACAAGTAAAATGTTCCATGTCACTGTATTAGTTAATAATTATAACATGAAATATATTCACAGAGGGTTTAATTTAGTGTTATACTTTGACATGGGAGCATTATTCAATTTGCAAACTGCCACAGATCATGATGTAGCACTTATCTTAATAATTCCCTTTAGATGTAAGTTATTCTCAAGGTATAGAGAACTggatatataattattgtttgtcttatagaaatatgtatatatatacatatacacacacacacatatatatatatatatatatctctatatatctatatatatctatatatatatatatatatatagatatatatacatatatatacatatatatatatatatatatatatatatatatatatatatagtatatatatatatatgcaagtctCTCAAACAAAATTGTTCTTTTAACTcagttcatgtatgtatgtatgtatgtatgtatgtatatgtatgtgatatatatatatatatatatatatatatatatatataatatatatatatatatatatagtatatatatatatatatatatatatatatatatatatatatatgtatatatatggttaaaaattttgttacaacagaattccatctaataaaaggagcccaccaaaatgccaaaatatagaaagaaaaactcCTTACCTtcggatggatctcttggtataaataacgccttttctgtaacttttctcattcattacctacctaaaaagagagacagcagtctctgaaatatagtactttctttctatattttggcgtttttatgggctccttttattatatacacactcacatacatatacagtatatatatagttgtgtgtgttgtAGGAGGATAAGTCTCTTCAGCAACAATTGTTCCTGTAAATTACTGAACATTCAAACAATACCGTTAATTGCGAATCCATCTTCTCTCATAAGTTAAAACATACGTTTTCGATTATTTTTCAACAGCGCTAATTCCTTTCATTCAGAAGAGTGTTGTCCTACTTGAATATAAAATCGTACGGCGAACAACCATCCTTACCCCACTTCTTCCTGGTATCTGGCGTCCATGAAATGGAGGAACAAACCCCCGGCCCTTGGGTCTGAAGTCGGACCGAGAGGAAATGACAGGAGTCTTCAAGACGTCCTCCAACAGAGGTGGGGGACGGTGTTGGATGGCAGGTCGGATCCTGTGCTGTACGAAGTCGTTCCTCATTCTCTGAATGTCCACCTGAAtagtatcttcttcttcttcttcttcttcaacagaCCTAAGTGGGAGGCATTATATCATTTTCGTTTTGacgaatagaacagaatagaataaagaaattcaggccaagcggtgggacctctgaggtcatccaaccctgaaagggaaatgaacagtgaaaaggttttaaaggtgggAGAGGAGGacaacttcgcagttgcactatgaatcaattgccaggagagggtggagagtaagatggaagaaagataatatgaacggaggtacagtgaaaggaatgaaaggggttgcagctaggggctgaagggacgatACAAAgtacctgaagtaatgcctacactgcaccgcatgaggtgtactgacggcactaccccgctacggggACAATAAACCCTATAGCTCGAGGATTATTAAACAGTTTCAAGAGAAGAATTATTTGTTAGTCACATAatcatactcgtatatatatacttacatttttaaaaatttccaattTTCAAAATTTTGCGCAAGACCTGTTAAACTAGctcaaatacaactaaaaacgGTTGCATAAAAGAACCATGCACAAAACCTATGTACCTCTCGTGTTGCAAATTTACAGATATGTGCAGTCCATGATTCCATGTGGCAAAGAGTATGTCTGTTCTTACCAAGTTTATTTCAATTAATgtttcttaataaaataaaaatacatatgaaaaCGCAAAATAACCATCCTTTTGCCGAAAATGAAACTAGTTAATTAAAATATTGATtgggaaaacaaaattaagaattaaTAGCCGATTGTTGTGGCAACTCACTTTTTGGCCGAACATCATAATGGACGAGAATGTTGAGGTAACcctagtgctttttttttttttttttttttttttttttggtggggggagggCGGAGCAGTTTTTACTGCACCGTCTCATAAATTTATTAAACTTTTAGAAAGGCATATTCTGTAtaatcgactatatatatatggtgctttGATAATATAATTCAAAAAACCACAGTATCCAACTTGCATCTTTAATCAACGATTCTGCTGGATAACTTGTGAGAAGTCTTACACAGCAAGCATTTGAACCACTTTTTTACCTCAATGTGTtcacatatgaaaataaattaataacgaCCAAACTAATTTGAACATACCTGGAGGGTGATATTCCAGCCTCCAGATGTTGTTTTTCTGCATAGTAATTTGTTATTTCTGTTCCCTCGGATGAGCTGACAACCACGTTCGTGAAGCTTCTGAATGACcacctaaaaattaaaaaataatgcagAGAGGGGAAATCGTGTCAGTAATTTGTAAAGCAGAGCTGCAACAGTGATCTTTGAATCTGACTTcctttgatatataataatatttaatatctatttcacCGCCAATCAATTTGTCTTCTCTATTAGTCCTCTTAAATTCTTTTAATTTCCCCTAATGTTACGACTATCTCATGAGGCTGATCTAGCACCTATaatcagtttttttccatctgtccacccgcctgtggtgtttgcgtatggtaacactgcgacccgggctttagatagttacattcagcttacattcaacaattataatatcctatttcgaatattaacggtgtatttcgcatacagtaaattattaaaacacttttcagttgcaaatgtatacccagatatccttttatttacctaaaacttacacataacgtaactatctaaagcccgggacgcagtgttaccatacgcaaacaccgcaggcgggtggacagatggaaaaaaacagagtatagttacaaaAAGGATATAGTACATTTCAGTGTAACAGGCAGACCGAAACGGCTGAATTTAAATAgggcaaatgtgtgtgtgtgtgttttattcttCATGTTTCTAGATTGTTGCACCAGTGTGATGGTTTGCCTGGGAGAGAGTGTGACTTCTGGtcgtcctctttctctctccccttacCTCTTTAATTCTCTTTCTCGATGGCAATTAACACTGCCTGGTTCCTTAGGTTTTTCCTTATGATGGCAGGGATCGATTCAGTTTCATTTATGGTAATGACAGTAGGTTCCTGGCCCCAGATGTGTAGAGCTTCAAAGGGGCACAAGCATCTTCTGGTGTTGTGTCCATGTGACCTTCACAGTATTAATCAGTTCCTCTCTTTCAGGTCTTCTTTGGTGTTCAAGTCTATGATGACTGACGACGGTTTATTCTTGTAGACGCCATAATTCAATACAATATCTAAAATTCATCATCCTGATGTATGACTGTTGGCATCCGTCCAACTGATATCTAAATTTATAGATTCCCGTTTCCTTCAAAGTTGTTTCTGCAGAGCGAGTTGTTCTCCCTAAGTAGCTgagttatttgtatattttttttaatattatgagTTTGACCTTCTCCCGTACTTTAGCGTTAAAGTTTCTTTTAACTGTCTTTCTTATTGCGTCTTTTGCtacatatagtatttataatatagcTTGATGAAGCCCTTTTGTTCACCTTCAGTGCCAAGAAATCTCTTTGCTACGCCATCTATTCATGGTGATCTGGATCTGCTTGACTTTTTTGTTTGCGAATTCTTTGTTCCATTTTTTTATGAGTACTTGTGCCAGCATCTCAGTCTCCTTAGTGCCTAAGGGTTTGATGAATGAAGGTATCCAAAATAGCCCTTTTATATCTATCTGGGCACTCACGAAATCTAATAAATCTGAGGCTTTGGTGCACTGGTTTCCATTGAACGTACAAATACAGGAGAGGGAAGACACTGTCAGCCTTTCACTCACAGGTAAAGGAAAGGACAGTCCTGTGCAGTGTTTCCAACTTCTACATACTGTCCACTTTCACAAAAGTGCTGTTTATGCGTTGATGGTAGAATCCACACAACGAGGAATATTCCCAGATTTCTACGGGCTCTAGCTGACTTCAGCTCAGGAGATACGTTATGATACATTTAAAACCCAAAAGTCTGACAACCCTCACTAGCTCATCATCGGTCAGATGCCGACATGAACCATCAATGTCTAAAAGATATTTAACGATCTCACCCAATATATTCCAATCAGTACCGTCTCCTGTTGTCAAAATATTTCAACAGGAACTCTTAAGGCTGCCCTTCGACAAGTATCAGGCTTTGTTGGACATCTCTTTACTAGCACCTTTGTTAATGAGGTAATTGAATATATCCCTGACAGACAACACTCCAGTGAGTATATTACGGTTGTGACATCCTCGTAAGGCTCTTTCTAGAGGAGTGCGTCATGATGGCCCCTTCACCAACCATAAaggtaataattttattaaacttaTGGTGTTGATGGGAGCCCTAGTAAGGGTCCCATTTGTCAAGGATCTTAAGCAGGATTCCTTGCCCTCCACCTCAAAGCACCATTGATATATGAATATAGGCAACACTTTTGTAAGTGGACAATGCAGAGAGGATAAAATTAAGAGGAATTAACCTGTTACCTgtacagaaacattttttatgacacctactaacaaaaataatatattacaaaattaatatattactatGACAAGTTgcgaagacaaaaaataaaatttatgtcgCTAATATAGCAGTTGTTTTCAGTGATACTGTCCTTAaagattcaataataataataataataataataataataataataataataataataataataataataataataatacaacagctgtttcaacggcatttaatttatatagaatcttctcaattcttcttattatctttttgtcgtcagcatgtagctggtgtattaagtttcctaaggacatgtaaagattttcatttgtcttaggtttattcctctaaagtgtcgacagcgcacaggcagtcatctatgagagtttacagtaaagtgaattaagatacgttttacaagtatttatagcatgcaaggtcgcgtacaatcggtgggcagggattttaattggtcgttggatggtaacgaaatctctccccgAGGCATTCAGATCTCCGTGGTCTGGAcggagttattagcgtcggttgggtgttggttggggtacccacctcttgggcggcaggctgtgcagttaacatatcttccgctcgttctctcccgctttctctctctgcttcttcctctctttctctctctctttctctctctgcaagttcctctctctctctctctctttctcgttcgctccttctcactctctctctctgcctgttcctctctctctctctttctctcgcttgttcctctctctctctctctctctctctcgtggcggtatacggagtcggttggtttcttgtgctatttcttcttatgatggtgggaagaaattctgtttcttttaccgtgttgatagtcggttttttatCTATGTGTAATGCTTctagataacgtaggcgtttccggtccggtgcatggtcaataatttgtatgttcgttataagctcacctctttctggtctcctgttatgtttttccctatagtgaatgaaaatggccccttcttgaaggtggcaggagagacgcttggagagtctggtggtggtcatcccgatataagaatggtggcatc
The sequence above is a segment of the Macrobrachium nipponense isolate FS-2020 chromosome 2, ASM1510439v2, whole genome shotgun sequence genome. Coding sequences within it:
- the LOC135220996 gene encoding uncharacterized protein LOC135220996 is translated as MNEVTLEDIQQVKESHADEESLPDTIIFIQDESGAGNLLPDDIQATAEKNTHGKKDFGEISHNCDSKSLKDDTNSQVTFHLLSLSSDEQNNSTTDNESQETELLRMSGVCPLSNELLRDSNRRINFVKENMNVHSILNRQHANPVDKCKLVHSELISIFSALDPVDKHRLHRSELIYLFPVPDMEQSFAIKSTMMNDSIKHSEASNCQEVYSTSFRKSGKIESGSIDVSKTNLGRGTDTVTQDSPDIDKRLEFSLENKDKDYCVFIDLSSFIFVSDGKTVFRLQKKVVTTEEFECGPSKRLPSLNLSAVVDEISSYESQVSTNNSGVDSSVNEASDIFLHNDLKCSDDSECRENKAETYLKKSTRATLEGSAVGVEEWSEEILNKGSHDQLRGDEENKLLPVDKEIIGKAIYNLDVGQTCSSDNEKVDIAIPNRKSPDMVDPKMEESLEEMLARERQSFVISELVREFILMGERGEKIRSVHKYLGEAKTCYIKRAEVQTGIPTHDAQKHETNMLLENKDSSLPDVFKEASQGTCSGRNSSCCDEVSEKSISKDVAEERYDPNKEFQNEVNTSTSNQNKSGSGTDPNKVVGSDSSFGEVYSKVKDMIETEKNCDVNDTYSKVNGVTTLESEPSEMTTAASKQNTVRTADSDENEVNATAFNQNELAGSYFDHNEMTGSVSVPNEVVGINSDLKEVIRNQSGLEDESSEGADINSRINDVTKLESEPSDMAKAASDRNDVNTAVIKGNRSTGSAFDPCEMTGSISVPNEAARINSSFKQVNKEHSELDNMMNTDKSSVVTDSVFRINSVNKLECELNETTKLDSKLVTMTEARSKLNEMVESDSEYKGEDSKITKEMSTFSVPDSKHQIEGYPATDTFAKPVCYSRLVNVMEKSHIVGELEIHNLECSSENTVNHKVSDEIEGKGMDDLQKSLRTTNHDVDHEDAPLEVRKGVENNDREERVEDDSKESKTEDSREIPPNKETEVIEQDSRNLKIMTNFQRKSGTTPPVTIPSLSLGELMNRISEKIEQLKRRESLSYPKEKHFEERKKRMREFESTLRQFTEKGKKVKSSDVPEKEVEIPSENEAPEPLNFTLTRTVSQQPSDVCSQHPKFQSEHSSYYECIDTNINENEHASQSAWVFTENQLEQSSSEVLLVDNKQPGSSIEAATQSHECADEIKQESKNTYEYTQAFQVEHVEQSNHEVSPSDNIEILTPFPNTLPFSVDAKSLLSALPLTNDSQHDCSDYVCKTDEPVVNASLLQMTDNQDKRFFSPSRDSQDIYSNEQSPTLAALQLPDILEDTCASQKLAKDGAQIPCIEIPCGAELETRNTLCQPTSREEILSDDITLPGLNAIIASTSPVLSMDEKHEPDYSHSVLSDENKFLGNQEDNQISELQSLRNLAKLYNDSVQPLEGVQIASLHENNSIPQTIVNMAKVDCVDSNFLEQMPPEHQFPAKVTCPAASLPQSQMWPCKGGSQQSTCKLESDDTQLTGETAQSPVNNSCSTDGEVRDQKPITLIHDNSSEGPYKRKRNAEESDIESCKEEHPPDDSDDASHSTSQRSRKKQKTSMQRIAVPLNEVYLQCLKKLEDAGETLLALLKNETVGLPKFDGGFLKIRAGITRFLLNQLVRTRNLSADHKSAYQTLLMVHGLVKAADLLMHYGVESAMQCLQEFSSAHQVLIPNCYDHLLSELELIISKENHLTHPKVQTLKKELRMARKKEHPSDNDFKVLIVCKRESESVCQQLQKTVGASKVGLLPSVPEYQEVLQLIDQHCILVWNEGNVVDHIPCSQFSLVVEWEASEFHNTRSCVNCCLRQNIQVVALCTAIEGSSASDAENSRPESSMAQSEDQPTEWKPKTGEGTEESASKERYKMFTFVASEVVTENAELHYLLSSVYGINLVERRLRDLVDGEHCERGWADIVVDERTGILLRPLFYLRHDSYRNAVTQQLILLSLQFSKCYLLLYQHPPSDTRYVFGNRVVKSLNRLVATCALLKRADYQVSLLYAYNLQQVGQIVRTVGESSLSSSVSWSEDQWINRPWLSPWMSSHEKLLLSLPCLNPISAQVILTVLSLRDVLTMPLPALIKSLPWISNKVLATMYHFLHSKHISVCKEELNESLDVIDCG
- the LOC135220997 gene encoding uncharacterized protein LOC135220997, which gives rise to MGSPASGTERCGVFNLNLFKINTFVRTKFEEAARRYGSEKRTAAMFPPSPKVAEPAASTASKSKSKKSSLSKAALPAAAKSNPRTSSTTRSAASHANRWSFRSFTNVVVSSSEGTEITNYYAEKQHLEAGISPSRSVEEEEEEEDTIQVDIQRMRNDFVQHRIRPAIQHRPPPLLEDVLKTPVISSRSDFRPKGRGFVPPFHGRQIPGRSGVRHVRPLYRKNPFIDLKEVEQWSEKDFAPDEMLVEENSPPRPSYHIYRVNVDGTTYPLPVTVMPLEKKRDQESTSAFISRKSTPAPQVQPSVWQGTSGDGPGGQAWQSKDRRLLRGNNLTENTLKNRTEINFASAKANKNKKTKGAQRESLLFVNENGSKNEKPAISHVSKTHCNDNDDDDDVEIIKICDKSDTSVANFILLSSDSSPESVASARETPKLIQ